In Allocoprobacillus halotolerans, a genomic segment contains:
- a CDS encoding glutamyl-tRNA amidotransferase, translating to MKLNKKTKKLLIIYAVFALLLNFNVLYVHAAGDPIAVVNNLSDFIFSLIRAIGMILLGFGVVQIGLSLKSHDPSQRANGFLTVAGGIVITFAKEILNLIVGG from the coding sequence ATGAAATTAAACAAAAAAACAAAGAAATTATTAATAATCTATGCAGTATTTGCACTTTTATTGAACTTCAATGTACTTTATGTGCATGCAGCAGGAGATCCAATTGCTGTAGTCAATAATCTAAGTGATTTTATCTTCAGTCTTATTCGTGCGATTGGGATGATTCTGCTTGGCTTTGGTGTTGTTCAGATTGGTCTTTCATTAAAAAGCCATGATCCCAGCCAAAGGGCTAATGGATTTTTGACTGTCGCAGGCGGAATCGTCATTACCTTTGCAAAAGAAATATTAAATCTGATTGTCGGTGGTTAA
- a CDS encoding DUF6674 family protein, whose protein sequence is MEFIIDYVDTTEKQLDAVLNELHNVRMELGTIQQKTLKATALRAVDNVTDKVNIAKDNIIKTKEFIKTTIEHGIKEFKSKGKDALVSTMKALNVKRLLQKCQHCFDKIQQSADKSIDTLTRLGNEIHQVNNHFKNIGRIIIGKDPIALKKGIMIKELSV, encoded by the coding sequence TTGGAATTCATTATCGATTATGTCGATACAACTGAAAAACAGCTGGATGCTGTACTTAATGAACTTCACAATGTAAGAATGGAATTAGGAACAATTCAACAAAAGACATTAAAAGCAACTGCACTTCGTGCTGTGGATAATGTGACTGATAAGGTCAATATTGCTAAAGATAATATCATCAAGACTAAAGAATTCATCAAAACCACTATTGAACATGGTATCAAAGAATTCAAATCAAAAGGAAAAGACGCTTTAGTTTCAACTATGAAAGCCTTAAATGTTAAAAGATTGCTACAAAAATGTCAGCATTGCTTTGACAAGATTCAACAATCTGCTGATAAATCAATAGATACACTCACACGATTAGGGAATGAGATTCATCAAGTCAATAATCATTTCAAGAATATCGGTCGTATCATTATTGGAAAAGATCCAATTGCACTCAAAAAAGGAATCATGATAAAGGAGTTATCAGTCTAA
- a CDS encoding helix-turn-helix domain-containing protein translates to MNFNEKLINLRKSKGLSQEELGAELHVSRQTISKWESCQSYPDFQRLVLLSDYFGLTLDELVKDIDVEEVRNKNINNEKLSSIYDEMNSAKKFISAFFVFGAMVLIFFVIIVLYGVFFAK, encoded by the coding sequence ATGAATTTCAATGAAAAACTAATTAATTTGAGAAAATCTAAAGGCTTATCACAAGAAGAATTAGGTGCAGAACTGCATGTATCCCGTCAAACAATTTCCAAATGGGAATCGTGCCAATCATATCCAGACTTTCAACGCCTTGTGCTTCTTAGTGATTATTTTGGTTTGACACTAGATGAGCTAGTCAAGGATATTGATGTAGAAGAAGTAAGAAACAAGAATATCAATAACGAAAAACTATCATCAATATATGATGAAATGAACAGTGCCAAAAAATTTATCAGTGCGTTCTTTGTTTTTGGAGCAATGGTATTGATTTTCTTTGTTATTATCGTTCTGTATGGTGTATTTTTTGCAAAGTAA
- a CDS encoding M23 family metallopeptidase: MKTFIKVIKKLYWLGLLGFVGSFLDIPSLELFYLFFLLALVDFVLSIIIVLRMEDTNETVSDIKFLFQNLGMLIGIPIIYLRNRFRLPNAKSYEPKILYSLPFQGSWNVANGGVDRETSHSWNICNQRYAYDFYIEINGKTFCDSGKSVTDYYCYGKPILAPADGIVVEIKNLFNDTPIPDEPEALCSASDIRGNYIVIKHSEHEYSTIAHIKKDSFYVKVGDHVHRGQQIACCGNSGNTSEPHIHFQIQQGKSFLLSASLPICFADIINHTTCKTSPYIARGHIVENKK, from the coding sequence ATGAAAACTTTTATAAAAGTTATTAAGAAACTGTATTGGCTTGGATTATTAGGTTTTGTAGGCTCATTTCTTGATATTCCTTCACTAGAATTATTTTATCTATTCTTTTTGCTTGCATTAGTCGACTTTGTTTTATCAATTATTATTGTTCTTAGAATGGAAGATACTAATGAAACAGTAAGCGACATTAAATTTCTGTTTCAAAATCTAGGCATGCTGATCGGCATACCAATTATTTATTTACGAAATAGATTCCGCCTTCCTAATGCAAAAAGCTATGAACCAAAGATTTTATACAGCCTGCCATTTCAAGGCAGCTGGAATGTTGCAAACGGAGGAGTCGATAGAGAAACCTCGCATTCATGGAATATCTGCAATCAGAGATACGCCTATGATTTTTATATCGAAATAAACGGTAAAACTTTCTGTGATAGCGGAAAGTCTGTAACAGATTACTACTGCTATGGAAAACCCATTTTAGCCCCTGCTGATGGAATAGTTGTTGAAATCAAGAATCTTTTCAATGATACACCTATCCCCGATGAACCAGAAGCACTCTGCAGTGCCTCGGACATACGAGGAAATTATATCGTTATTAAACATTCAGAACATGAATACAGTACAATAGCTCATATTAAAAAAGATAGCTTCTATGTCAAAGTAGGTGACCACGTTCATAGAGGACAACAGATAGCCTGTTGTGGTAATAGTGGAAATACAAGTGAACCACATATACATTTTCAGATACAGCAAGGAAAGAGTTTTCTTTTATCAGCAAGCTTACCCATATGTTTTGCTGACATTATAAACCATACCACATGTAAAACGAGTCCATATATAGCAAGAGGTCATATAGTAGAAAATAAAAAATAG
- a CDS encoding VirB4-like conjugal transfer ATPase, CD1110 family: protein MLKSYAKIRKQNKEKIHVPRTAQQTIPIDTVYEDGIFRMGTRYSKTYRFVDINYSIASEESKENIIKNYKDILNSFDSTVTVKITINNHKIDLAQFKDDVLLKLKNDERYDQFIREYNQMLLENMARCENIIQEKYITVTCYKKDVTDARIFFSRLFNDLSSHFSRLGSALIELNLNERLKILHDFYRNGEEEYFDFDLSYNAKNGRSFKDDICPRAPVFKNKYFQLGDKYGRVLYISKYPQFLKDKIVADLCSINKNLMYSMDIISIPTDEAVTETENRLLGIATNIANYSRKQAANNNFAGSIPYDMEKQQEEIKEFLDDLTVRDEKMMLVNITIVHLADSLEELDADTEVLKSIARSNVCELTPLFFASRQLDGLVSTLPIGINRLDTMVRTLLTESVAAFMPFRAQEIMEKGGIWYGNNAITNNMIICNKENLKNPNAFVLGVPGAGKSFLVKQEIELAMASSDDDILICDPEGEYDIIMQKFGGEIIEIYAGGKDYINAMDITLGYGDSGDPYKDKAQFILSLIESANRGTVSLEERSILDRCINIVYQNYEQTGIMPTLKTLREMLIQQPEPQAKSLALKMELFTIGSMDLFAHHTNVNTKSRVISYNIHKLDKNMKTMGLLVITDQIINRVNENWKNGKRTHIFLDEFHVVYSNPESATFFNSAWRQFRKRDAFPTGITQNVEYLLKDEEARSILSNTEFIVMLNQAAKDREQLAKLLKISDEQMSFITNSQPGSGLIKHGPNLVPFINKIPKHTFMYQTNTTNPNDRKEKLIQQGLLTR, encoded by the coding sequence ATGTTAAAAAGCTACGCAAAAATAAGAAAACAGAATAAAGAGAAAATTCATGTTCCAAGAACTGCACAACAGACAATTCCTATTGATACTGTCTATGAAGATGGTATCTTTCGCATGGGAACACGTTATTCAAAGACATATCGTTTTGTTGATATCAACTATTCGATTGCATCAGAAGAAAGCAAGGAAAATATCATCAAGAACTATAAAGATATTCTAAACTCATTTGATTCTACGGTTACAGTTAAGATTACAATCAATAACCATAAAATTGATCTTGCCCAGTTCAAGGATGATGTATTATTAAAGCTCAAAAACGATGAAAGATATGACCAATTTATAAGAGAATATAACCAGATGCTTCTAGAAAATATGGCAAGATGTGAAAACATCATACAGGAAAAATACATTACAGTTACCTGCTATAAAAAAGATGTAACGGATGCCAGAATATTCTTTTCAAGACTGTTCAATGATCTTTCTTCTCATTTTTCACGTTTAGGTTCAGCATTGATTGAACTGAACCTGAATGAAAGATTAAAGATACTTCATGATTTTTATAGAAATGGTGAAGAAGAATATTTTGATTTTGACTTATCATACAACGCAAAAAATGGTCGCTCATTCAAGGATGACATCTGTCCAAGAGCACCTGTATTTAAAAATAAGTATTTCCAATTAGGTGATAAATATGGTCGAGTATTATACATTTCCAAATATCCACAATTCTTAAAGGACAAAATCGTTGCTGACTTATGTTCTATCAATAAGAATCTCATGTATTCAATGGACATCATCTCCATACCAACAGATGAAGCAGTGACAGAAACAGAAAACAGATTACTGGGCATTGCAACCAATATTGCTAATTATTCTCGTAAACAGGCTGCAAATAATAACTTTGCAGGAAGTATCCCCTACGATATGGAAAAGCAGCAGGAGGAAATCAAGGAATTTTTAGATGATTTAACCGTAAGAGATGAAAAAATGATGCTAGTTAATATCACTATCGTTCATTTAGCAGATTCATTAGAGGAACTAGATGCTGATACTGAAGTCTTGAAATCTATAGCTCGTTCCAATGTCTGTGAATTAACTCCCCTATTCTTTGCAAGTAGACAATTGGATGGACTTGTCTCAACGCTTCCTATTGGTATCAATCGTCTTGATACGATGGTTCGTACTTTATTGACTGAAAGCGTTGCTGCCTTTATGCCTTTTCGAGCACAGGAAATCATGGAAAAAGGTGGTATCTGGTATGGAAATAATGCAATCACTAACAATATGATCATCTGCAATAAGGAAAATCTTAAAAATCCTAATGCTTTTGTCCTTGGTGTACCGGGTGCTGGTAAATCATTTCTTGTTAAACAGGAGATTGAATTGGCTATGGCTTCCAGTGATGATGATATACTTATCTGCGATCCGGAAGGAGAATATGATATTATCATGCAGAAATTTGGTGGTGAAATCATAGAAATCTATGCCGGTGGCAAGGATTATATCAACGCTATGGATATAACACTTGGTTATGGTGACTCTGGAGATCCATATAAGGATAAGGCTCAATTTATTCTGTCATTGATTGAAAGTGCCAATAGAGGTACTGTTTCATTAGAAGAACGAAGCATTCTGGATAGATGTATCAATATCGTTTATCAGAATTATGAACAAACCGGTATCATGCCAACCTTAAAGACATTAAGAGAAATGCTCATTCAACAGCCAGAACCACAGGCAAAATCTTTAGCATTGAAGATGGAATTGTTTACAATCGGTTCTATGGATTTGTTTGCACATCATACAAATGTCAATACGAAAAGTCGTGTCATTTCCTACAACATTCATAAGCTGGATAAGAACATGAAAACAATGGGACTTCTTGTCATCACCGATCAGATCATCAACAGAGTCAATGAAAACTGGAAAAATGGAAAAAGAACACATATCTTCCTAGATGAATTTCATGTTGTCTACAGCAATCCTGAAAGTGCAACCTTTTTCAACTCTGCATGGCGTCAGTTCCGTAAAAGAGATGCATTCCCAACAGGAATCACGCAAAACGTAGAATATCTGTTGAAAGACGAAGAAGCACGTTCAATTCTATCCAATACTGAATTTATCGTCATGCTGAATCAGGCAGCCAAAGATAGAGAACAGCTTGCTAAATTATTAAAAATAAGTGATGAACAGATGAGTTTCATTACCAATTCTCAACCGGGTTCAGGACTTATCAAACATGGTCCAAATCTAGTTCCATTTATTAACAAAATACCAAAGCATACATTTATGTATCAGACCAATACAACTAATCCAAATGATAGAAAAGAAAAACTTATTCAACAGGGACTACTTACAAGGTAG
- a CDS encoding lysozyme family protein — translation MNEIKKKTKNREIKSKDKIVDVRKHIKNIAIHSKDNSNADEKETQNTYAVDHVSKKGKKAINNVKEQSIKNAKKQYTKRKENKIIERQIQNVYTPTPPSSSQHKSDKTVSENNSLNKRKTVQKDLKIKKDSKSLPIKNKNIVIKKETANQKTYQHKIKSFVKLKNYKQIKDSSKNSNRIKKGTQSAMKTLKGSLIFIKRTALSVSNLVGAGISLILLLVLLLFIGVFAALSDNSSVSSTNAPLSVEVLAYTDTIEKYAKQYEMEDYIPIIQAVMMQESGGKGTDPMQSSECPYNTKYPNKPNAIQEPEYSIDVGIHYLSDCFKSAQVKDSFDNEHIFLALQGYNYGNGYIDWAVKNFGGYSKANAKVFSDQKKAELGTDVYGDPNYVEHVMRYVSLGFGNYREQPNFDNMDAWGTNNPYSRANLYGQCTWFAWGRFYEIYGYSPGFIGDGWKCVDQLLQAHPDKFIKSNEPAVGAVFSCIGRNHVGIVIGWDGENITIQEGNLDGLTNTFAEAKKDWHTATYSLDQFRTKCKGVVFAVPK, via the coding sequence ATGAATGAAATCAAGAAAAAAACAAAAAACAGGGAAATTAAAAGCAAAGACAAGATTGTAGATGTAAGAAAGCATATTAAAAATATTGCCATACATTCAAAAGATAACAGCAACGCTGATGAAAAGGAAACACAGAACACATATGCTGTTGATCATGTATCTAAAAAAGGTAAAAAAGCTATAAATAATGTCAAAGAACAATCAATAAAGAATGCCAAAAAACAATATACCAAAAGAAAAGAAAATAAGATTATTGAAAGACAAATTCAAAATGTCTATACCCCTACCCCACCATCTTCTTCTCAACATAAATCAGATAAAACAGTATCTGAAAACAATTCTCTTAATAAAAGAAAAACTGTTCAAAAAGATTTAAAAATAAAAAAAGATTCAAAATCCCTGCCAATTAAAAATAAAAATATTGTTATCAAAAAAGAAACAGCTAATCAAAAGACTTATCAACATAAGATAAAAAGTTTTGTTAAATTAAAAAATTATAAACAGATAAAAGATTCTTCAAAGAATAGCAATCGTATCAAAAAAGGCACTCAATCAGCTATGAAAACCCTAAAAGGTTCTCTTATATTCATCAAAAGAACAGCACTCAGTGTTTCTAATCTAGTAGGTGCTGGAATATCTCTCATATTGTTGCTTGTACTTCTTCTTTTTATCGGTGTTTTTGCAGCCTTATCTGACAATTCATCTGTTAGCTCTACAAATGCCCCACTAAGTGTAGAGGTATTGGCTTACACTGATACAATAGAAAAATATGCAAAACAATATGAAATGGAAGATTATATTCCAATCATACAGGCAGTCATGATGCAGGAATCTGGTGGAAAAGGAACCGATCCTATGCAAAGTTCAGAATGTCCCTACAATACAAAGTATCCAAATAAGCCTAATGCCATACAGGAACCAGAGTACTCCATTGATGTAGGTATACACTATCTGTCAGACTGCTTTAAATCAGCTCAGGTCAAGGACAGCTTTGATAATGAACATATCTTTTTAGCCTTACAGGGATACAACTATGGTAATGGGTATATAGATTGGGCAGTTAAAAATTTTGGAGGATATTCCAAAGCCAACGCAAAAGTATTCTCAGATCAAAAGAAAGCAGAACTAGGTACTGACGTCTATGGTGATCCAAATTATGTTGAACATGTCATGCGATATGTTTCTCTTGGATTCGGCAATTATAGAGAGCAGCCTAATTTTGATAATATGGATGCATGGGGTACTAATAACCCATATTCGAGAGCAAATCTTTATGGCCAATGCACTTGGTTTGCTTGGGGACGTTTCTATGAAATCTATGGATATTCTCCCGGATTTATTGGTGATGGTTGGAAATGTGTTGATCAGTTGTTACAGGCACATCCAGACAAGTTTATCAAATCCAATGAACCAGCAGTCGGTGCAGTATTCTCCTGTATTGGAAGAAATCATGTAGGAATAGTTATTGGTTGGGATGGAGAAAATATAACAATTCAAGAAGGAAATCTCGATGGGTTAACTAACACATTTGCAGAAGCAAAAAAAGACTGGCATACAGCAACTTATTCATTAGATCAGTTTCGTACTAAATGCAAAGGTGTTGTATTTGCAGTGCCCAAATAA
- a CDS encoding phage holin family protein translates to MVIFNYFNNRDIPFGEHWILFLLYLLLNIIDTLTGFAKARINNQESSSVALIGIIRKMGYWIMILIAFLIPVGFQELGKIISVDLSVTIFLGWFVLASLIINECRSILENLVDAGCKVPQILIKGLETASKNIESIGEENE, encoded by the coding sequence ATGGTTATATTCAATTATTTTAACAATCGTGACATCCCTTTTGGAGAACACTGGATTCTATTTTTACTGTATCTTTTATTGAATATTATTGATACATTAACTGGATTTGCAAAAGCTAGAATTAATAATCAGGAAAGTTCATCCGTAGCATTGATAGGAATTATTAGGAAAATGGGATATTGGATAATGATATTGATTGCCTTCTTAATTCCTGTGGGATTTCAAGAATTAGGAAAAATCATTAGTGTAGATTTATCTGTAACAATTTTTCTTGGCTGGTTTGTTCTTGCTTCTCTAATCATCAATGAATGTAGAAGTATCCTTGAAAATCTGGTAGATGCTGGATGTAAAGTTCCTCAAATACTTATTAAAGGTTTAGAAACAGCTTCTAAAAATATAGAAAGTATAGGTGAAGAAAATGAGTAA
- a CDS encoding glycoside hydrolase domain-containing protein, with protein sequence MADANILKAQKYLNNMYGHRSEWVKLDEDGLTGTLLCQGIIRAFQIENGIPSVTGNVGDLTLSKMRSLDPISKMNADDEGIPNVCILQCALFAKGYNAGGITGVYYTTGVNAVKQFQEDANLEVTGIIDWKVWMGLVSLNWFNKTSGGKDKIVQIQQQLNADWSDIIGVGPCDGVVSRFTAYALIAALQAAEGIYTDFIGSLDGTNFGTQTTANFPTVLKQGQNGEYVKYNKLVQYGLYLNGYDPGRFDGNFDSTTKSQVAAFQEFYALTGIGLVTSGEVNCSTMKSLLTSKGDTSRTAKACDCSTVLNSQQAQDLKSSGYQVVGRYLTGTVGGSRRKFITFEEIENIENAGLRVFPIYQDGGYELVYFQDLRQGTVDAHTAISSAERIGVPANTVIYFAVDFDCYSYQMTSFVIPYFRKLNLVFNSSKNTKNYKIGIYAPRYICSYISDLGLAEYSFVADMSSGYSCNLGYPIPKNWAFDQFYELKGSEQFNSSPSFDLDKVGYSGRDRGISTFDEATYLTPDQLAESNSENMVEIQRDQFIYNVLEPLGYLDAVSNASLTYNQEILLDTIPLSGLTVKVTAEISDTLTANFDGSPITIDVDDNGKLTASCEAEIEGLISGIELGDFEGIDIINSTIDDLKEVAVSIKSGKIGIKTDLTSAFPKLTFIITSEDIFPDLEEIDEEITVEISFELIPTYEPEYNFEINVEELLAFGLTAATIIGLIALSLTPGGQALVVQYLVTIGVLSQAAVSGA encoded by the coding sequence ATGGCAGATGCTAACATTTTAAAAGCACAAAAATATTTAAACAATATGTATGGACATAGAAGTGAATGGGTTAAATTGGATGAAGATGGATTAACAGGGACCCTTCTATGTCAAGGGATTATCAGAGCATTCCAAATTGAAAATGGTATTCCTTCAGTAACTGGAAATGTCGGAGATTTAACATTATCTAAAATGAGATCGTTAGATCCTATTTCTAAGATGAATGCTGATGATGAGGGTATTCCAAATGTATGTATTTTACAATGTGCATTGTTTGCAAAAGGATATAATGCAGGAGGAATTACTGGAGTTTATTATACAACAGGTGTAAATGCAGTAAAACAATTCCAAGAAGATGCAAACCTTGAAGTAACTGGAATTATCGATTGGAAAGTATGGATGGGGCTTGTTTCATTAAACTGGTTTAATAAAACTAGTGGTGGAAAAGATAAAATCGTTCAAATTCAGCAACAGTTAAATGCTGACTGGTCAGATATTATTGGTGTTGGTCCTTGTGACGGAGTCGTTTCACGATTTACTGCTTATGCGCTTATTGCTGCACTACAAGCTGCTGAGGGAATTTATACAGATTTTATTGGTAGTTTAGATGGGACTAATTTTGGAACTCAGACAACAGCTAACTTCCCTACTGTATTAAAACAAGGGCAAAATGGAGAATATGTTAAATATAACAAATTAGTTCAATATGGATTATACTTAAATGGCTATGATCCCGGGAGATTTGATGGAAATTTTGACAGTACTACAAAATCACAAGTAGCTGCATTCCAAGAATTCTACGCATTAACTGGTATTGGATTAGTTACTTCAGGAGAAGTAAACTGTTCAACAATGAAATCACTTTTAACAAGTAAAGGTGATACAAGCAGAACTGCAAAAGCGTGTGATTGCTCAACTGTATTAAATAGTCAGCAAGCTCAAGATTTAAAGTCATCTGGATATCAAGTTGTTGGAAGATATTTAACTGGAACTGTTGGAGGATCAAGAAGAAAATTCATTACTTTTGAAGAAATTGAAAACATTGAAAATGCAGGTTTAAGAGTATTCCCTATCTATCAAGATGGTGGTTATGAATTAGTATACTTCCAAGATTTAAGACAGGGAACTGTTGATGCACATACTGCAATTTCATCAGCGGAAAGAATTGGAGTCCCAGCTAATACTGTTATCTATTTTGCAGTTGATTTTGATTGCTATAGTTATCAGATGACATCATTTGTTATTCCATATTTCAGAAAATTGAATTTAGTATTCAATAGTTCAAAAAACACCAAAAATTATAAAATTGGTATTTATGCGCCTAGATACATCTGTTCTTACATCAGTGATTTAGGGTTAGCTGAATATTCATTTGTTGCAGACATGTCTAGTGGATATAGTTGCAACTTAGGTTATCCTATTCCAAAAAACTGGGCTTTTGATCAATTTTATGAATTGAAAGGAAGCGAACAATTCAATTCTAGTCCTTCATTTGACTTAGATAAGGTTGGATATTCTGGAAGAGATCGAGGTATCTCAACATTTGATGAAGCGACTTATTTAACACCTGATCAATTAGCAGAATCCAATTCTGAAAATATGGTTGAAATTCAAAGAGATCAATTTATCTATAATGTGCTTGAGCCGTTGGGATATTTAGATGCAGTTAGTAATGCAAGTTTAACTTATAACCAAGAAATTTTATTAGATACTATTCCATTAAGTGGTCTAACTGTCAAAGTAACTGCAGAGATATCAGATACACTTACAGCTAATTTCGATGGTAGTCCAATTACAATTGATGTAGATGATAATGGAAAATTAACTGCATCATGCGAAGCAGAAATTGAAGGGTTAATTAGTGGTATAGAATTAGGTGATTTTGAAGGTATTGACATCATTAATTCTACAATTGACGATTTAAAAGAAGTGGCAGTATCAATTAAATCAGGAAAAATAGGGATAAAAACCGATTTAACTTCAGCGTTCCCAAAATTAACTTTTATCATTACATCAGAAGATATTTTCCCTGATTTGGAGGAAATAGATGAAGAAATCACTGTAGAAATTAGTTTCGAACTTATTCCAACTTATGAACCAGAATATAATTTTGAAATTAATGTTGAAGAATTGCTTGCTTTTGGATTAACAGCTGCGACAATTATTGGACTAATAGCATTATCTCTTACACCTGGAGGACAAGCTTTAGTTGTACAATATTTAGTAACAATCGGTGTCTTGAGTCAAGCAGCAGTAAGTGGAGCATAA